A region of the Candidatus Acetothermia bacterium genome:
CCATCCTGAACGACGGGGGCCAGATCGAGGGGGTGGTCTTCCTCGGCCTGGACCTGGAGTGGCTCAGCACCGTCTCCGCCGAGATTAACCTGCCGGCCGGCTCCACCGTCACGCTACTCGATCCCCAGGGCACGGTGCTGGTACGCTACCCAGAGCCCGAACAGTGGCTCGGCAAGATCATAACCGAGGGGCCGATTGTCCAAACCGTCCTTGCCCTCCAGGGGGAAGGGACAGCTGAGGACGCCGGCATGGACGGGGTGCTGCGCCTGTACGGTTTCGCTCCGTTGCGCAACGGCGAGCAGACCTGGGGCTATATCCTGATTGGCATTCCCTCCGCGGTGGCCTACGCCGGGGTGAACCGGATGCTCCGTACCAACCTCATCAGGATGGGAAGGCTTCGTGACCTACCATGCCCTCCCCCTGGTGGCCAAGGGGAGGATCGTGGGGGTGTTGCAGATCTTCCACCGTTCACCCCGCCAGGACGATCGGGAATGGGAGCAATTGCTTGAGACCCTGGCCGGGCAGGTGGCCATCGCCATCGACAACGCCTCCCTTTTCTATGATCTTGAGCGCAAGCACACGGAGCTGATCCAGGCCTACGATGCCACCCTGGAAGGCTGGGCCCTGGCCCTGGCGTTGAAGGAGGAGGAGACCGAGGAGCACAGCCAACGGGTTACAGAGCTCACGGTGCGGATCGCCAAGGCGATGGGGATGAGCGACGAGGAGCTTGTCCACGTGCGACGCGGCGCGCTTCTCCACGACATTGGGAAGATTGGGATTCCTGATTCCATCATGCTCAAGCCCGGAAAGCTGACCGAGGAGGAATGGGAGGTCATGCACCGGCACCCGGTGTACGCCTTCGAGATGCTGGCGCCCATTGCTTTCCTGCGCCCGGCGCTAGACATCCCAACGCCGCCTTGACCAGCGATCGGCCTTACCGCAAGGCGTGGCCAAAAGAAGAGGCGCTCGAGTACATCCGTAAGCAAAGCGGAAAGCACTTCGACCCGCGGGTGGTGCGGGCGTTCCTGGAGCTGGTGGACAAGGCCGGCGGGGGCTAGCGCTCGCGCAGGAGGAGCACCGCTTTTCCGTTGTGGGTGCAGGAGAACACGACCAGCGAGGCGTGGCCCTCCTCGGAGGCGGTGGCGTAGAGGTAGCGGATGTCCAGGCCCTGCCTGGCCAGGGCCTCGGTGACCCGGCGCAGGAACCCCGCGCGGTGGGGAAGCTCCACCATCACCACCTCCCGCTCCTCCACCGGGAACTCCGCCTTGCGCAGGCTGTCCAGGGCATAGGTGTGGGCGTCGGTCACCAGGTGCAACTCGGCTTGGTCGTCGTGGACGATCACGGCCACCGCGAGGATGTTGATGCCCTGTTCGGCGAAGCGGCGGGCGATGTCCGCGAGCAGGCCCACCCGGTTCTCGGTGTGGACCACCAACTCCTTGCCGATCCTCGCCGCGCGCACCGCCTCCTCCACCAGGCGGCTAGTTTACCACACGGCGGGCGCGGCCAGCCTACGTGCCAAACCGCGG
Encoded here:
- a CDS encoding HD domain-containing protein, whose protein sequence is MTYHALPLVAKGRIVGVLQIFHRSPRQDDREWEQLLETLAGQVAIAIDNASLFYDLERKHTELIQAYDATLEGWALALALKEEETEEHSQRVTELTVRIAKAMGMSDEELVHVRRGALLHDIGKIGIPDSIMLKPGKLTEEEWEVMHRHPVYAFEMLAPIAFLRPALDIPTPP
- a CDS encoding ACT domain-containing protein; protein product: MEEAVRAARIGKELVVHTENRVGLLADIARRFAEQGINILAVAVIVHDDQAELHLVTDAHTYALDSLRKAEFPVEEREVVMVELPHRAGFLRRVTEALARQGLDIRYLYATASEEGHASLVVFSCTHNGKAVLLLRER